One Lysinibacillus fusiformis genomic window carries:
- a CDS encoding branched-chain amino acid ABC transporter permease, which produces MKITLQHLCFLLILASLVILPFVNDSRTLIILLTQIFIFGILAMSYDILLGYTGIVSFGHAMFFGIGAYTTAVMLKQMDATLFTFLLSIVAGMFFAGIISFLVGLLTLRLKSHFFAMLTLAFAGLFLVVAEKWRTVTYGNDGFTFRAPDIFKDRITFYFFVLTCLVVIFIALYRFVNSPTGRILIAVRENEQRTKSLGFNTLHYKVIASVVAGIVASLAGSLYSLSLRFVNTSVMTMDITLDALLMTIIGGVGTLVGPLLGAAVIEYAQHALSGLARDNPIFERWIIFFGILYILAVIFFPKGIIGSIRIMFWKWNTRLKERRKSPATLPHKKERFE; this is translated from the coding sequence ATGAAAATTACTTTGCAACATTTATGTTTTTTACTGATATTAGCAAGTCTTGTCATTCTCCCTTTCGTCAATGATTCACGAACACTCATTATTTTATTAACACAAATCTTTATATTTGGAATTTTAGCAATGAGCTACGATATTTTACTAGGTTATACGGGCATCGTGTCTTTTGGTCATGCGATGTTCTTCGGAATAGGTGCTTATACGACGGCTGTCATGTTAAAACAAATGGATGCAACGCTTTTCACTTTCTTGTTGTCCATTGTGGCTGGGATGTTTTTCGCAGGCATTATTAGCTTCCTCGTAGGATTATTGACGTTACGCTTAAAAAGTCACTTTTTTGCCATGCTTACTTTAGCTTTTGCGGGCTTGTTTTTAGTCGTTGCAGAAAAATGGCGCACCGTTACGTATGGCAATGATGGCTTTACTTTTAGAGCTCCTGATATTTTTAAAGATCGCATCACATTTTATTTCTTTGTTTTAACGTGTTTAGTAGTCATTTTTATAGCCCTTTATCGCTTTGTAAACTCACCAACAGGCAGAATTTTAATAGCTGTTCGCGAAAACGAACAAAGAACGAAATCCTTGGGCTTCAACACTTTACATTATAAGGTCATTGCTTCTGTTGTGGCTGGGATTGTAGCAAGCCTAGCTGGATCTTTATATTCACTTTCACTGCGCTTTGTTAATACAAGTGTGATGACAATGGATATTACACTTGATGCATTATTAATGACGATTATTGGAGGCGTAGGCACATTAGTAGGGCCATTGCTTGGAGCGGCAGTCATTGAGTATGCACAACATGCACTATCAGGATTGGCACGTGACAACCCAATATTCGAACGTTGGATTATTTTCTTTGGGATACTTTATATTTTAGCGGTTATCTTTTTCCCGAAAGGCATCATTGGCTCGATTCGCATTATGTTCTGGAAATGGAATACAAGACTAAAAGAAAGAAGAAAGTCACCAGCTACCCTTCCGCATAAAAAGGAGCGATTCGAATGA
- the fabG gene encoding 3-oxoacyl-ACP reductase FabG, translated as MRLNNKVAIITGSANGIGYAAAERFIEEGASVFIADFDEKMGAQAAHKLGDRAYFVQTNVADRESVKSLVATVIEQTGQIDILVNNAGITRDAMLIKMTEDQFQQVLDVNLSGVFHCTQEVIPHMIAAGYGKIINTSSVSGIYGNVGQTNYAATKAAIVGMTKTWAKELGRKGINVNVVAPGFTETEMVKKMPEKILEQMRSIVPLQRLGTPRDIANAYLFLASDEASYVHGHTLHVDGAIMM; from the coding sequence ATGCGCTTAAACAATAAAGTAGCCATTATTACGGGTTCTGCAAATGGCATTGGTTATGCTGCTGCCGAACGTTTTATAGAAGAAGGTGCTAGCGTTTTTATAGCAGATTTTGATGAAAAAATGGGTGCACAAGCTGCACATAAACTTGGAGATCGTGCGTATTTTGTGCAAACAAATGTCGCTGATAGAGAGAGTGTAAAAAGTTTAGTCGCTACTGTGATTGAGCAAACTGGTCAAATTGATATTTTAGTAAACAATGCAGGTATTACACGTGATGCCATGTTGATAAAAATGACAGAAGATCAGTTTCAACAGGTGCTTGATGTCAACTTGTCTGGTGTTTTTCATTGTACACAAGAAGTCATTCCGCATATGATTGCAGCCGGTTATGGGAAAATTATCAATACGTCTTCTGTCAGTGGGATTTACGGAAATGTTGGTCAAACCAACTATGCAGCGACGAAGGCCGCTATTGTAGGTATGACAAAAACATGGGCAAAGGAGTTAGGGAGAAAAGGCATTAATGTCAATGTTGTTGCACCAGGCTTTACAGAAACCGAAATGGTAAAGAAAATGCCAGAAAAAATTCTTGAACAAATGCGCTCCATCGTGCCATTACAGCGCTTAGGAACACCTCGTGATATTGCAAATGCCTATCTATTTTTAGCATCTGATGAGGCTTCTTATGTACATGGCCACACGCTTCATGTAGATGGCGCGATTATGATGTGA
- a CDS encoding nucleotide excision repair endonuclease — MIKIELPKPDLVIRQREQVLKPGDVPITPYHGFIDFHKITRENGGIFFFYNEKNELLYVGKARKIRQRIKKHFEDNVSPMKKYRDEIFKIEVYEIEDPMEREIYETYAINTFRAKYNLDKVFFE, encoded by the coding sequence TTGATTAAAATTGAACTACCAAAACCAGATTTAGTAATTCGTCAGCGCGAGCAAGTGTTAAAACCAGGTGACGTGCCAATCACGCCTTACCATGGATTTATCGACTTCCATAAAATCACACGCGAAAATGGCGGCATTTTCTTTTTCTACAATGAGAAAAACGAACTTTTATACGTAGGAAAAGCACGTAAAATTCGTCAACGTATTAAAAAACACTTTGAAGATAATGTATCTCCTATGAAAAAATACCGCGATGAAATTTTCAAAATTGAAGTATACGAAATTGAAGATCCAATGGAACGTGAAATTTACGAAACATATGCCATTAACACTTTCCGTGCAAAATACAACCTTGATAAAGTGTTTTTTGAATAA
- a CDS encoding AMP-binding protein: MFVEQAWILKRASLTPSRLALINLETKEQWTYQQLTNEIAKWSHFFERQNMQPGSRVAIFARNNISLFAILFACGLRGLIYVPLNWRMSQEELNDIMGDAKPSLLLYDQDITCPLIWENKQPIQQSIEPAPATTPNITQMDMNDPWLMIYTGGTTGKAKGVVLSFNSVNWNAINTIISWGLSEEDCTLNYMPMFHTGGLNALCIPLLMAGGTVVIGDKFEAENALIAINQYQTTISLFVPTMYQAMITTKYFQESGFPSVKVFLSGGAPCPHPIYDAFFKKGLYFKEGYGLTEAGPNNFYISREDAYRKKGAVGKSMQFNDTKIVNAAGKCCAANEVGELFVRGKHMFRYYWNNQLETENTFVDDWLKTGDLAMMDEEGDFYIVGRSKEIIISGGENIYPQELEQCILRHQLVQEVAVIGAPDDYWGEIVTAFIVCNPKTDSILEEVKTLCSESLGRYKMPKKIIFVDELPKTIVGKIDKKALRLSLKTS, encoded by the coding sequence ATGTTTGTGGAGCAAGCTTGGATATTAAAACGTGCTTCCTTAACTCCTAGTCGATTAGCGTTAATCAACTTAGAAACGAAAGAGCAGTGGACTTATCAACAGTTAACAAATGAAATTGCAAAATGGAGTCATTTTTTTGAACGTCAAAATATGCAACCAGGAAGTCGAGTAGCTATTTTTGCGCGGAATAACATCTCCCTCTTTGCCATATTATTTGCCTGTGGGTTAAGGGGACTCATTTATGTACCGTTAAATTGGCGTATGAGCCAGGAAGAATTGAATGATATTATGGGCGATGCTAAGCCGTCATTACTACTTTACGATCAGGACATTACCTGTCCACTGATATGGGAGAATAAGCAGCCCATTCAACAATCTATTGAACCTGCACCTGCCACTACTCCTAATATTACGCAAATGGATATGAATGATCCGTGGCTTATGATTTACACAGGTGGCACAACAGGAAAAGCAAAAGGGGTCGTCCTTTCATTCAATTCAGTGAACTGGAATGCTATCAATACAATTATTAGCTGGGGGTTAAGTGAAGAAGATTGCACATTGAATTATATGCCAATGTTTCATACAGGTGGTTTAAACGCCTTATGTATCCCGTTACTAATGGCGGGTGGTACAGTTGTTATCGGCGATAAATTCGAGGCAGAAAACGCACTGATTGCTATCAATCAATATCAGACAACCATTTCGCTTTTTGTGCCAACAATGTATCAGGCGATGATTACGACAAAGTACTTTCAGGAATCTGGTTTTCCATCTGTAAAAGTATTCTTATCTGGAGGGGCACCATGCCCACATCCAATATACGATGCTTTTTTTAAGAAGGGACTATACTTCAAAGAAGGATACGGTTTAACGGAAGCAGGGCCGAATAATTTTTATATTTCTCGCGAAGATGCCTATAGAAAAAAGGGTGCAGTTGGGAAAAGTATGCAGTTCAATGACACGAAGATAGTCAATGCAGCAGGAAAATGTTGTGCAGCTAACGAAGTGGGTGAGTTGTTTGTCAGAGGGAAGCATATGTTTAGGTATTATTGGAATAATCAGCTTGAAACGGAGAACACCTTTGTCGATGATTGGCTAAAGACTGGTGATTTAGCCATGATGGATGAAGAGGGGGATTTCTATATTGTCGGTAGAAGTAAAGAAATAATTATTAGTGGTGGAGAAAATATTTATCCACAAGAACTAGAACAATGTATTTTACGGCATCAGTTAGTGCAAGAGGTTGCAGTTATAGGGGCACCAGACGATTATTGGGGAGAAATAGTAACAGCTTTTATTGTGTGTAATCCTAAAACAGATAGTATTTTAGAAGAAGTAAAAACATTATGTAGCGAATCTTTAGGGCGCTATAAGATGCCTAAAAAAATTATCTTCGTAGATGAATTACCGAAAACAATTGTTGGGAAAATTGATAAAAAAGCATTGCGATTATCCCTTAAAACTTCTTAA
- a CDS encoding CPBP family intramembrane glutamic endopeptidase has product MKEIATLKERILTGWILVSISSMLSVSIIFWYINNPRRFIEKGLGYSSEMLLNLPMWFFTFTIFIGYIFYTMIAIPFVKSHLLKFSWLKLIGIWAAIVTGIVEEIIFRHLLMDYLLSIEFSSLSQVLISGIAFGIAHGAWVLLRGEIKIALPVILSTTILGCLLAMLYIYTGRSTFAPIIAHILINMVIEPWLMLSAISGRWKINKSLN; this is encoded by the coding sequence ATGAAGGAGATAGCAACGCTAAAAGAGCGAATACTAACGGGATGGATATTAGTAAGCATATCCAGTATGCTTTCAGTAAGTATTATTTTTTGGTATATAAATAATCCTAGGAGGTTTATTGAGAAAGGATTAGGATATTCATCAGAAATGTTACTTAATTTACCCATGTGGTTTTTCACTTTTACAATTTTTATAGGGTATATTTTCTATACAATGATTGCAATTCCGTTTGTGAAAAGTCATTTATTAAAATTTTCTTGGCTTAAATTAATTGGTATATGGGCTGCTATTGTAACTGGAATAGTTGAAGAAATTATTTTTAGACATTTGCTCATGGATTACTTATTATCTATTGAATTTTCAAGTCTTTCACAAGTGTTAATATCAGGAATTGCTTTTGGAATTGCTCATGGTGCGTGGGTATTATTGCGAGGAGAAATAAAGATTGCGCTTCCAGTAATTCTTTCAACTACAATCTTAGGTTGTCTTCTTGCTATGTTATATATTTATACTGGAAGGAGTACCTTTGCCCCAATTATAGCCCATATTTTAATCAATATGGTAATAGAGCCTTGGTTGATGTTATCAGCCATTTCAGGAAGATGGAAAATAAATAAAAGTTTAAATTAA
- a CDS encoding YhdT family protein encodes MKDQRFKIAHREALIGIALVIVNFAIWYGFAYGLGTGDPASYSYVLGFPAWFFYSCMAGTVFMIVLIWIVMKLFFKEVPFNDEEVEK; translated from the coding sequence TTGAAAGATCAACGATTTAAAATTGCGCATCGAGAGGCGCTCATTGGCATTGCACTCGTCATTGTCAATTTTGCTATTTGGTACGGCTTTGCTTATGGGCTGGGTACTGGAGATCCAGCTAGTTATTCCTATGTTTTGGGATTCCCGGCTTGGTTTTTCTACAGCTGTATGGCTGGGACTGTCTTTATGATTGTGCTAATCTGGATTGTCATGAAACTCTTTTTCAAAGAGGTACCATTTAATGATGAGGAGGTGGAAAAGTAA
- a CDS encoding DinB family protein, giving the protein MHQLVNDNLYETRNNLVTEITLLSDAQLNRKPEMNIWSIAQVCHHLFLVEQASIKAIAWGLKAGDSTQKERKEIQLFLLDRTKKINAPKIVEPDVEPFKVQRIIDLLNDSRNKLMTLLSSIEDASILAEKSVKHPALGELPLDLWIEQIYLHEQRHIAQIKEIKILLDVEH; this is encoded by the coding sequence ATGCATCAATTAGTCAATGACAATCTGTATGAAACGAGAAATAACCTAGTAACTGAGATTACTTTATTAAGTGATGCTCAATTAAATCGTAAGCCTGAAATGAATATATGGAGTATCGCACAAGTCTGCCATCATTTATTTTTAGTAGAACAAGCCTCTATAAAGGCTATTGCATGGGGCTTAAAAGCGGGTGATAGCACTCAAAAAGAACGTAAAGAAATACAGTTGTTCTTATTGGATAGAACGAAGAAGATCAATGCGCCAAAAATTGTTGAACCCGATGTAGAACCATTTAAAGTTCAGCGAATTATCGATTTATTAAACGATTCGAGAAACAAATTGATGACCCTTCTTAGCTCCATAGAAGACGCCTCTATATTGGCGGAAAAATCAGTGAAGCATCCTGCTTTGGGTGAACTGCCTCTTGATCTATGGATTGAGCAAATCTATTTGCATGAACAACGACATATAGCACAAATAAAAGAGATAAAAATACTTTTAGATGTGGAGCACTAA
- a CDS encoding branched-chain amino acid ABC transporter permease, producing MELMVNLMINGLATGMLIFLLAAGLTLIFGLMDVLNFAHGGLFVWGAYAGIFTYMYTESFLFGILGAIVTGALLGLVTEKFIITPVYGNHIQQILITLGLMLVLQEMIKVVFGPNGVPVKTPSYLAGSWEIGDVIIIKYRLFIIIVGFVIFGIFQYMLKRTKIGLIVRAGVQDKEMAQALGIHIKQVFLYVFMVGAALAALSGMLMAPYSGVIYAEMGMEYAILGFIVVVIGGMGSFSGSLLAAILVGLAGSFMAYYVPVLSLAVNMILMAIVLIFRPQGLFTIRKERST from the coding sequence TTGGAATTAATGGTGAATTTAATGATTAATGGTTTGGCGACAGGCATGTTAATCTTTTTACTTGCGGCAGGACTGACGTTGATTTTTGGTTTGATGGACGTATTGAATTTTGCCCATGGGGGGTTATTTGTTTGGGGTGCATATGCAGGGATTTTCACGTATATGTACACGGAAAGCTTTTTATTTGGCATATTAGGGGCCATTGTCACAGGGGCTCTCTTAGGTCTTGTCACAGAGAAATTCATTATTACACCGGTCTATGGCAATCATATTCAGCAAATTTTAATTACCTTAGGGTTAATGCTTGTACTCCAAGAAATGATTAAGGTCGTTTTTGGGCCAAATGGTGTGCCAGTAAAGACACCAAGCTATTTAGCAGGCAGCTGGGAAATTGGCGATGTCATTATTATTAAATATCGATTATTCATTATTATAGTAGGATTTGTGATTTTTGGGATTTTTCAGTATATGTTGAAACGTACAAAAATTGGACTTATTGTTCGCGCAGGAGTACAAGATAAAGAAATGGCACAGGCACTGGGTATTCATATCAAGCAAGTATTTTTATATGTCTTCATGGTTGGAGCGGCACTTGCTGCATTGAGCGGCATGTTAATGGCCCCATATTCTGGGGTGATTTATGCTGAAATGGGCATGGAATACGCCATTTTAGGCTTTATTGTCGTAGTAATCGGGGGAATGGGGAGTTTTTCTGGTTCACTACTTGCAGCTATTTTAGTTGGTCTAGCTGGTAGCTTTATGGCGTATTATGTGCCTGTTTTATCACTCGCGGTCAATATGATTTTAATGGCAATCGTGTTAATTTTCCGTCCACAAGGTTTATTTACGATTAGAAAGGAGAGATCGACATGA
- the phaZ gene encoding intracellular short-chain-length polyhydroxyalkanoate depolymerase: MLQTVQLSNGESISYRKRNGGPHVLLLIHGNMTSSKHWDVLIASLDAKYTIYAMDLRGFGGSSYHQPITSIKDFSEDVKLFVDAIQLKRFDMIGWSTGGAVCMQFVANFPGYCQRLILLASASTRGYPFYSDLGTGNQASLQRALSYQEVLEDSSKTKLVQGFYDTKNMEGLQSIWNALIYTHQQPNTAQYEAYVEDMLSQRNLAEVYHALNIFNISAMDNEVAKGTHEAQHIHIPTLVLRGDRDYVITEQMNDEIMQDLGLCAEFDCLENCGHSPLIDDLSQLTSKIETFLEIGGKNYALKQ, from the coding sequence ATGCTACAAACGGTTCAACTATCAAATGGGGAATCTATTTCATACCGAAAACGTAATGGCGGACCACATGTTTTATTACTGATTCATGGTAATATGACATCTTCTAAGCATTGGGATGTACTCATAGCGTCTCTAGATGCTAAATATACAATTTATGCAATGGATTTGCGGGGTTTTGGTGGTTCATCTTATCATCAGCCAATCACTTCCATCAAAGATTTCAGCGAAGATGTGAAACTTTTTGTTGATGCTATTCAATTGAAACGGTTTGACATGATTGGTTGGTCTACAGGTGGGGCTGTATGTATGCAGTTTGTTGCAAATTTTCCTGGTTATTGTCAGCGACTCATTTTACTTGCCTCGGCATCGACGAGAGGTTATCCATTTTATAGCGATTTAGGTACTGGCAATCAGGCATCTTTGCAGAGAGCTTTAAGTTATCAAGAAGTACTAGAAGATTCGTCTAAAACGAAATTAGTACAAGGCTTCTACGATACGAAGAATATGGAAGGTTTACAGTCCATTTGGAATGCACTGATTTACACACATCAACAACCTAACACAGCGCAGTATGAGGCTTATGTAGAGGATATGCTTAGTCAACGAAATCTTGCTGAAGTGTACCATGCATTGAACATTTTTAATATAAGTGCAATGGATAATGAGGTGGCAAAAGGTACGCATGAAGCCCAGCATATTCATATTCCCACACTAGTCTTAAGGGGAGATCGTGATTACGTGATAACAGAGCAAATGAATGATGAAATCATGCAAGATTTAGGCCTGTGTGCAGAGTTTGACTGTTTAGAAAATTGTGGGCACTCGCCATTAATCGATGATTTATCACAACTTACTTCGAAAATAGAAACCTTTTTAGAAATTGGAGGAAAGAATTATGCGCTTAAACAATAA
- the panF gene encoding sodium/pantothenate symporter: protein MHWQVIFPLILFLVIIFGIGIWSNKHVRSSNSFLQEYFLGGREMGGFILAMTMIATYGSASSFIGGPGVAYNKGLGWVLLAMAQLPAGYFVLMILGKKFAIIARRYQAITLIDFLRERYKSHVIVILSAISIIVFLFSAMMAQWVGGARLIESLTGLNYTAALFIFAVSVLVYVIIGGFRAVALTDTVQGSIMVIGTVILLIGTIIAGGGIDNIMASLVAENPKLVSPFGAEGELTPLYVSTFWILIGVGVVGLPQIAVRAMSYKDSKSMHLAIIIGTIAIGTIMFGMHLIGVLARPVIPGIEIGDKVMPLLTLKVLPPFLAGIVLAAPMAATMSTVNALLMLVSSTVVKDIYLNYVKPTASDAEIKRASFIVTTVIGLAVVVFALNPPDLLVWLNLFAFGGLEAVFIWSVVLGLYWKKANKYGAIASMITGMTLYIVIDRFNPSMFGMHTVTIPIIASFIVFVVASLCTAHKFKNEKLFI from the coding sequence ATGCATTGGCAAGTCATTTTTCCACTTATACTATTTTTAGTGATCATTTTTGGTATAGGGATATGGTCGAATAAGCATGTACGTTCATCTAACTCATTCTTGCAAGAGTATTTCCTAGGTGGTCGTGAAATGGGTGGCTTCATCCTCGCGATGACAATGATAGCCACATATGGTAGTGCAAGTAGTTTCATCGGCGGACCAGGTGTGGCGTACAATAAAGGCCTTGGCTGGGTACTACTGGCGATGGCGCAATTACCAGCAGGTTATTTTGTTTTGATGATATTAGGGAAGAAATTTGCCATTATCGCAAGACGTTATCAAGCGATTACGTTAATTGATTTTTTACGCGAACGCTATAAAAGCCATGTCATCGTTATTTTATCTGCTATTAGTATTATCGTCTTTTTATTTTCTGCAATGATGGCACAGTGGGTTGGTGGTGCACGTTTAATCGAATCGCTAACTGGTCTCAACTACACAGCAGCACTTTTTATTTTTGCGGTTTCTGTTTTAGTTTATGTGATTATAGGTGGTTTCCGAGCGGTGGCGTTAACCGATACGGTACAAGGTTCCATAATGGTTATAGGGACTGTGATCTTACTTATTGGGACAATCATCGCAGGTGGTGGCATTGACAATATTATGGCATCTCTTGTCGCTGAAAATCCCAAACTTGTGTCACCCTTTGGAGCAGAAGGTGAGTTAACGCCATTATACGTTTCTACATTTTGGATTTTAATTGGGGTCGGAGTCGTTGGGCTCCCGCAAATTGCGGTACGCGCCATGAGCTATAAAGATTCAAAAAGCATGCATTTAGCAATTATTATTGGCACTATTGCCATAGGGACGATAATGTTTGGTATGCATTTAATTGGTGTCTTAGCACGACCAGTCATACCGGGTATCGAAATTGGCGATAAGGTAATGCCACTTCTTACGCTAAAGGTATTACCGCCGTTTCTAGCGGGCATTGTGTTGGCAGCTCCAATGGCGGCAACGATGTCTACAGTCAATGCTTTACTGATGCTAGTCAGCTCAACTGTTGTAAAGGATATTTATTTAAACTATGTGAAACCAACTGCAAGTGATGCAGAAATTAAACGTGCTAGCTTTATAGTTACAACGGTAATTGGTTTAGCTGTAGTGGTATTTGCTTTAAATCCACCAGATTTACTTGTATGGTTAAATTTATTTGCCTTTGGGGGATTAGAAGCTGTCTTTATTTGGTCAGTAGTGCTTGGGCTTTATTGGAAAAAGGCAAACAAATATGGGGCAATTGCCTCGATGATTACTGGTATGACTTTGTATATTGTCATTGACCGTTTTAATCCGTCCATGTTTGGTATGCATACCGTGACGATTCCAATTATCGCCTCATTCATTGTCTTTGTTGTCGCTAGTCTATGTACAGCACATAAATTCAAAAATGAAAAACTATTTATTTAG
- a CDS encoding DUF3021 domain-containing protein, producing MNIFKSIGFGISMGCTVFVTVNLIGYWINGDLFLEAVMSNFPQQVLGSVIVGIACILPSHFYRIERLTFLQQSASHFFIAISIFIVVAFTLKWIPTFSIKITILLLLFSVLLFVLVWLLFYLHSQSEVKKMKKKIIEYTDIGNNQ from the coding sequence ATGAACATTTTCAAAAGTATAGGGTTCGGTATAAGTATGGGATGTACAGTTTTTGTTACGGTTAATCTTATTGGATATTGGATTAACGGGGATTTGTTTTTAGAAGCTGTAATGTCTAATTTTCCACAACAAGTATTAGGGTCAGTTATTGTTGGAATTGCTTGTATACTCCCTTCACACTTCTATAGAATAGAACGTTTAACATTCTTACAACAAAGTGCTAGTCATTTTTTTATAGCTATAAGTATCTTTATAGTTGTTGCCTTTACTTTAAAATGGATTCCAACATTCTCTATAAAAATAACGATACTATTGCTCCTATTTAGTGTATTACTGTTTGTACTGGTTTGGCTGTTATTTTATTTACATAGTCAATCGGAAGTAAAAAAAATGAAGAAGAAAATCATTGAATATACAGACATTGGTAATAATCAATAG
- a CDS encoding 3-oxoacyl-ACP synthase — translation MTVGIVSTGIYIPQTKMTSSDIAALSSIPEEIIRQKMGIHEKPIPGEHDHTVQMGIWAAQQALKKANIEPKSIDVVMYMGEEHKEYPLWTASIKMQEELGAVNAWAFDVQLRCGTTIMALKLAKSLMESDDSIHTILLAGGYRNVDFIDYTNPRTRFMYNLAAGGGAIVLQKGYDKNHLLEADIMTDGSFSEDVVVPVGGTKKPLTPEDLENNHYQLDVLDPVGMKERLEQKSLSNFLKVIRSSLAKSELNEENINYLAMLHMKKSAHDYILSALGLHEEQSIYLQDYGHIGQIDQILSLQLAIEQGRIQEGDIVTLVSAGIGYVWGAITIRWG, via the coding sequence ATGACTGTAGGTATTGTTAGCACAGGCATCTATATTCCACAAACGAAAATGACATCTTCAGACATTGCGGCACTTTCTAGTATTCCGGAAGAAATCATTCGGCAGAAAATGGGCATTCACGAAAAGCCGATTCCTGGGGAACACGATCATACCGTTCAAATGGGAATATGGGCCGCACAACAAGCATTAAAAAAAGCCAATATTGAACCAAAATCCATTGATGTTGTGATGTATATGGGGGAAGAGCATAAGGAATATCCGCTCTGGACTGCTTCTATAAAAATGCAAGAGGAACTTGGCGCAGTAAATGCTTGGGCATTCGATGTTCAATTAAGATGTGGTACGACTATCATGGCACTTAAGCTAGCAAAGAGCTTAATGGAATCGGATGACTCTATTCATACGATTCTACTTGCTGGCGGCTATCGAAATGTTGATTTTATAGATTATACAAATCCGAGAACACGCTTTATGTACAATTTAGCAGCTGGTGGAGGGGCAATTGTATTGCAAAAAGGCTATGACAAGAATCATCTATTAGAGGCGGATATTATGACAGATGGTTCTTTCTCAGAGGATGTCGTTGTGCCTGTAGGTGGCACTAAGAAACCATTGACACCTGAAGATTTAGAAAATAATCACTATCAATTAGACGTTTTAGATCCAGTAGGCATGAAGGAACGCCTTGAACAAAAATCATTGAGTAATTTTTTGAAGGTAATTCGGTCATCTTTAGCGAAAAGTGAATTGAATGAAGAAAACATTAACTATTTAGCGATGCTCCATATGAAGAAATCTGCCCATGATTATATCCTTTCTGCGCTTGGTTTACATGAAGAACAATCGATTTATTTACAAGATTATGGTCATATTGGGCAGATCGATCAAATACTCTCACTACAACTTGCAATAGAGCAAGGGCGTATTCAGGAAGGGGACATTGTCACCTTAGTTAGTGCGGGCATTGGCTATGTGTGGGGAGCAATTACAATTCGTTGGGGATAG
- a CDS encoding LytTR family DNA-binding domain-containing protein encodes MKIEIKIDTQIAEPYITICVSKLTPTIQAAISLLQQEKEQILTGTANNKVHIIEPNSVIVIRTEGKELVLYSDDGNRVIMNKPLYELEQQLGNDFIRISKSAIINPRKIRNIEASFNGTMEIELILGIKEVISRNYKKTFKERLGV; translated from the coding sequence ATGAAGATAGAAATAAAAATTGATACACAAATAGCTGAACCCTATATAACAATCTGCGTGTCTAAATTAACACCAACGATACAGGCCGCAATCTCACTCTTACAACAAGAAAAAGAACAAATTTTAACAGGGACAGCAAACAATAAAGTACATATTATCGAACCTAATTCTGTAATTGTAATTAGAACGGAAGGAAAAGAATTAGTACTATATAGCGACGATGGTAATCGTGTTATTATGAATAAACCTTTATACGAGTTAGAACAGCAGCTAGGTAATGATTTTATACGGATTTCTAAATCTGCAATAATAAATCCTAGAAAAATCAGAAATATTGAAGCTTCATTTAATGGAACGATGGAAATTGAGCTTATTTTAGGAATAAAAGAAGTAATTTCTCGTAATTATAAAAAAACATTTAAAGAGCGTTTGGGGGTATAG